The following are encoded together in the Ovis canadensis isolate MfBH-ARS-UI-01 breed Bighorn chromosome 2, ARS-UI_OviCan_v2, whole genome shotgun sequence genome:
- the FBXW2 gene encoding F-box/WD repeat-containing protein 2 isoform X2: protein MERKDFETWLDNISVTFLSLTDLQKNETLDHLISLSGAVQLRHLSNNLETLLKRDFLKLLPLELSFYLLKWLDPQTLLTCCLVSKQWNKVISACTEVWQAACKSLGWQIDDSVQDALHWKKVYLKAILRMKQLEDHEAFETSSLIGHSARVYALYYKDGLLCTGSDDLSAKLWDVSTGQCVYGIQTHTCAAVKFDEQKLVTGSFDNTVACWEWSSGARTQHFRGHTGAVFSVDYNDELDILVSGSADFTVKVWALSAGTCLNTLTGHTEWVTKVVLQKCKVRSLLHSPGDYILLSADKYEIKIWPIGREINCKCLKTLSVSEDRSICLQPRLHFDGKYIVCSSALGLYQWDFASYDILRVIKTPEIANLALLGFGDIFALLFDNRYLYILDLRTESLISRWPLPEYRKSKRGSSFLAGEASWLNGLDGHNDTGLVFATSMPDHSIHLVLWKEHG from the exons ATGGAGAGAAAGGACTTTGAGACATGGCTTGATAACATTTCTgttacatttctttctctgacGGACTTGCAGAAAAATGAAACTCTGGATCACCTGATTAGTCTGAGTGGGGCAGTCCAGCTCAGACACCTCTCCAATAACCTGGAGACTCTGCTCAAGCGGGACTTCCTCAAACTCCTTCCCCTGGAGCtcagtttttatttgttaaaatggcTTGACCCTCAGACTTTACTCACATGCTGCCTCGTCTCTAAACAGTGGAATAAGGTGATAAGTGCCTGTACGGAGGTGTGGCAGGCCGCCTGTAAGAGTCTGGGCTGGCAGATAGATGATTCCGTTCAGGACGCTTTGCACTGGAAGAAGGTTTATTTGAAGGCTATTTTGAGAATGAAGCAACTGGAGGACCATGAAGCCTTTGAGACCTCATCTTTAATTGGACACAGTGCCAGAGTGTATGCACTTTACTACAAAGATGGACTTCTGTGTACAG GGTCAGATGACTTGTCTGCAAAACTGTGGGATGTGAGCACAGGGCAATGTGTTTATGGCATCCAGACCCACACTTGTGCTGCGGTGAAATTTGATGAGCAGAAGCTTGTGACAGGCTCCTTTGACAACACTGTGGCCTGCTGGGAGTGGAGTTCCGGAGCCAGGACCCAGCACTTCCGGGGGCACACGGGGGCGG TGTTCAGTGTCGACTACAATGACGAGCTGGACATCTTGGTGAGTGGCTCTGCAGACTTCACTGTGAAGGTGTGGGCTCTGTCTGCTGGGACCTGCCTGAACACGCTCACCGGGCACACAGAGTGGGTCACCAAG GTGGTCTTGCAGAAGTGCAAAGTCAGGTCTCTCTTGCACAGCCCTGGAGACTACATCCTCTTAAGTGCAGACAAATATGAGATCAAG ATTTGGCCAATTGGGAGAGAAATTAACTGTAAGTGCTTAAAGACGTTGTCTGTCTCTGAGGATAGAAGTATCTGCCTGCAGCCAAGACTCCATTTCGACGGCAAATACATCGTCTGTAGCTCGGCGCTGGGCCTCTATCAGTGGGACTTTGCCAGTTACGATATTCTCAG GGTCATCAAGACTCCTGAGATAGCAAACCTGGCCTTGCTTGGCTTTGGAGACATCTTTGCCCTGCTGTTTGACAACCGCTACCTGTATATCCTGGACTTGCGGACAGAGAGCCTGATTAGCCGCTGGCCTCTCCCCGAGTACAGGAAATCCAAGAGGGGCTCCAGCTTCCTGGCAGGCGAAGCGTCCTGGCTGAACGGACTGGATGGGCACAACGACACGGGCTTGGTCTTTGCCACCAGCATGCCCGACCACAGCATCCACCTGGTGTTGTGGAAGGAGCACGGCTGA
- the FBXW2 gene encoding F-box/WD repeat-containing protein 2 isoform X1, translated as MERKDFETWLDNISVTFLSLTDLQKNETLDHLISLSGAVQLRHLSNNLETLLKRDFLKLLPLELSFYLLKWLDPQTLLTCCLVSKQWNKVISACTEVWQAACKSLGWQIDDSVQDALHWKKVYLKAILRMKQLEDHEAFETSSLIGHSARVYALYYKDGLLCTGSDDLSAKLWDVSTGQCVYGIQTHTCAAVKFDEQKLVTGSFDNTVACWEWSSGARTQHFRGHTGAVFSVDYNDELDILVSGSADFTVKVWALSAGTCLNTLTGHTEWVTKVVLQKCKVRSLLHSPGDYILLSADKYEIKIWPIGREINCKCLKTLSVSEDRSICLQPRLHFDGKYIVCSSALGLYQWDFASYDILRLGN; from the exons ATGGAGAGAAAGGACTTTGAGACATGGCTTGATAACATTTCTgttacatttctttctctgacGGACTTGCAGAAAAATGAAACTCTGGATCACCTGATTAGTCTGAGTGGGGCAGTCCAGCTCAGACACCTCTCCAATAACCTGGAGACTCTGCTCAAGCGGGACTTCCTCAAACTCCTTCCCCTGGAGCtcagtttttatttgttaaaatggcTTGACCCTCAGACTTTACTCACATGCTGCCTCGTCTCTAAACAGTGGAATAAGGTGATAAGTGCCTGTACGGAGGTGTGGCAGGCCGCCTGTAAGAGTCTGGGCTGGCAGATAGATGATTCCGTTCAGGACGCTTTGCACTGGAAGAAGGTTTATTTGAAGGCTATTTTGAGAATGAAGCAACTGGAGGACCATGAAGCCTTTGAGACCTCATCTTTAATTGGACACAGTGCCAGAGTGTATGCACTTTACTACAAAGATGGACTTCTGTGTACAG GGTCAGATGACTTGTCTGCAAAACTGTGGGATGTGAGCACAGGGCAATGTGTTTATGGCATCCAGACCCACACTTGTGCTGCGGTGAAATTTGATGAGCAGAAGCTTGTGACAGGCTCCTTTGACAACACTGTGGCCTGCTGGGAGTGGAGTTCCGGAGCCAGGACCCAGCACTTCCGGGGGCACACGGGGGCGG TGTTCAGTGTCGACTACAATGACGAGCTGGACATCTTGGTGAGTGGCTCTGCAGACTTCACTGTGAAGGTGTGGGCTCTGTCTGCTGGGACCTGCCTGAACACGCTCACCGGGCACACAGAGTGGGTCACCAAG GTGGTCTTGCAGAAGTGCAAAGTCAGGTCTCTCTTGCACAGCCCTGGAGACTACATCCTCTTAAGTGCAGACAAATATGAGATCAAG ATTTGGCCAATTGGGAGAGAAATTAACTGTAAGTGCTTAAAGACGTTGTCTGTCTCTGAGGATAGAAGTATCTGCCTGCAGCCAAGACTCCATTTCGACGGCAAATACATCGTCTGTAGCTCGGCGCTGGGCCTCTATCAGTGGGACTTTGCCAGTTACGATATTCTCAG GTTGGGGAACTGA
- the FBXW2 gene encoding F-box/WD repeat-containing protein 2 isoform X3 — MKQLEDHEAFETSSLIGHSARVYALYYKDGLLCTGSDDLSAKLWDVSTGQCVYGIQTHTCAAVKFDEQKLVTGSFDNTVACWEWSSGARTQHFRGHTGAVFSVDYNDELDILVSGSADFTVKVWALSAGTCLNTLTGHTEWVTKVVLQKCKVRSLLHSPGDYILLSADKYEIKIWPIGREINCKCLKTLSVSEDRSICLQPRLHFDGKYIVCSSALGLYQWDFASYDILRVIKTPEIANLALLGFGDIFALLFDNRYLYILDLRTESLISRWPLPEYRKSKRGSSFLAGEASWLNGLDGHNDTGLVFATSMPDHSIHLVLWKEHG; from the exons ATGAAGCAACTGGAGGACCATGAAGCCTTTGAGACCTCATCTTTAATTGGACACAGTGCCAGAGTGTATGCACTTTACTACAAAGATGGACTTCTGTGTACAG GGTCAGATGACTTGTCTGCAAAACTGTGGGATGTGAGCACAGGGCAATGTGTTTATGGCATCCAGACCCACACTTGTGCTGCGGTGAAATTTGATGAGCAGAAGCTTGTGACAGGCTCCTTTGACAACACTGTGGCCTGCTGGGAGTGGAGTTCCGGAGCCAGGACCCAGCACTTCCGGGGGCACACGGGGGCGG TGTTCAGTGTCGACTACAATGACGAGCTGGACATCTTGGTGAGTGGCTCTGCAGACTTCACTGTGAAGGTGTGGGCTCTGTCTGCTGGGACCTGCCTGAACACGCTCACCGGGCACACAGAGTGGGTCACCAAG GTGGTCTTGCAGAAGTGCAAAGTCAGGTCTCTCTTGCACAGCCCTGGAGACTACATCCTCTTAAGTGCAGACAAATATGAGATCAAG ATTTGGCCAATTGGGAGAGAAATTAACTGTAAGTGCTTAAAGACGTTGTCTGTCTCTGAGGATAGAAGTATCTGCCTGCAGCCAAGACTCCATTTCGACGGCAAATACATCGTCTGTAGCTCGGCGCTGGGCCTCTATCAGTGGGACTTTGCCAGTTACGATATTCTCAG GGTCATCAAGACTCCTGAGATAGCAAACCTGGCCTTGCTTGGCTTTGGAGACATCTTTGCCCTGCTGTTTGACAACCGCTACCTGTATATCCTGGACTTGCGGACAGAGAGCCTGATTAGCCGCTGGCCTCTCCCCGAGTACAGGAAATCCAAGAGGGGCTCCAGCTTCCTGGCAGGCGAAGCGTCCTGGCTGAACGGACTGGATGGGCACAACGACACGGGCTTGGTCTTTGCCACCAGCATGCCCGACCACAGCATCCACCTGGTGTTGTGGAAGGAGCACGGCTGA